One genomic window of Gossypium hirsutum isolate 1008001.06 chromosome D11, Gossypium_hirsutum_v2.1, whole genome shotgun sequence includes the following:
- the LOC107911679 gene encoding F-box/kelch-repeat protein SKIP25, whose translation MGKSLNPSKRQKLIAHYDHRHLQEQPLIPGLPDHVAELCLSRVHPSLLYSVCRSWRRLIYCPFFPPFPSLYALFFSSSDNEIQLLSFDPMSSRWETVPPPPNPLRLLVHHPSFLCRNLPVQSISVSGNLVLLAATAPNFNPALSRPLIFSPLSRSWSLGPPMETPRRWCAAGASGPTVYVASGIGSNFSTDVARSLEKWDLGEEDEMDDFRWKKMRQLKDGRFSTDAIDAVGWRRKLCMVNVAKQGILYDAANDIWEQMPEGMVGGWRGPVAAMDEEVLYAVDEGKGLLTRYNQDSDNWEVIMEVESLKGACQMAAAGGRLCVICGDGEILVIDVVAAPPKFWAVQRPAELEPLAIHILPRLSRLDFLLPTVS comes from the coding sequence ATGGGCAAATCCCTCAACCCCAGCAAACGTCAAAAGCTGATAGCCCACTACGACCACCGCCACCTCCAAGAACAGCCTCTAATACCAGGCCTGCCGGACCACGTGGCAGAGCTCTGCCTCTCTCGTGTTCACCCTTCTTTGCTTTACTCCGTTTGCCGTTCATGGCGTCGCTTAATCTACTGTCCCTTTTTCCCTCCTTTCCCCTCTCTCTACGCTCTATTCTTTTCATCGTCAGATAATGAAATCCAGTTGTTGAGCTTCGATCCGATGTCGTCTAGGTGGGAAACGGTTCCTCCGCCCCCTAATCCTCTTCGTCTCCTTGTTCATCACCCCTCTTTCTTATGCCGGAACCTCCCTGTTCAATCCATTTCTGTATCGGGTAATCTTGTTCTTTTAGCAGCAACTGCCCCCAATTTCAATCCAGCCCTTTCTCGCCCCCTCATATTCTCGCCCCTATCTCGTTCATGGAGTTTGGGTCCTCCAATGGAGACTCCGCGCCGCTGGTGTGCAGCGGGGGCATCGGGTCCAACCGTTTACGTTGCCAGTGGGATTGGGTCTAACTTCTCCACCGACGTGGCGAGATCTTTGGAGAAGTGGGACTTGGGGGAGGAGGATGAAATGGATGATTTCAGATGGAAGAAGATGAGACAACTGAAAGATGGGAGATTCAGCACAGACGCCATCGACGCCGTTGGTTGGCGACGGAAGCTTTGTATGGTGAACGTGGCTAAACAAGGGATTCTTTACGACGCCGCTAATGACATATGGGAACAGATGCCGGAGGGGATGGTGGGTGGTTGGAGAGGACCCGTTGCCGCCATGGATGAGGAAGTTCTATATGCCGTTGACGAAGGTAAGGGATTACTCACGAGGTATAACCAAGACAGCGATAATTGGGAGGTGATAATGGAGGTAGAGAGTCTTAAAGGGGCATGCCAAATGGCCGCCGCTGGAGGAAGATTATGCGTTATTTGTGGCGATGGGGAGATTCTAGTCATCGATGTGGTGGCGGCGCCACCCAAATTCTGGGCAGTCCAAAGGCCGGCGGAGTTGGAACCGTTGGCAATTCATATCTTGCCCAGGCTGAGCCGCCTGGATTTTTTATTGCCGACAGTAAGCTGA
- the LOC107911680 gene encoding NAC domain-containing protein 82-like: MGKNTLPPGFRFHPTDVELVMYYLKRKVLGQKLLLNVIAKVDVYKFAPWDLPDMSCMKTGDLKWYFYCPIEKKYARGDRVNRATIFGYWKATGKDRPVKYNGEVVGMIKTLVFHKGKAPRGDRTDWVMHEYRLEEKILADRGPVQDMYMLYVVFKKDGVGPRNGSQYGAPFKEEEWSDDEQADVPGAGSLCGLSTVAVGGDNSSCVPESVCVGPSVESSGWCTQPSMGHTNGDVNVTTAIDTNAYAAPTCADAPEVPVVAVAEDVPTLLEAPQPALVPQDQESNDNMLSMLECFFEEGAFGTHEGQRRGNATDSSFKDTPVSDEDDISILLASFTDVDNSNNWSYPF; encoded by the coding sequence ATGGGGAAAAACACATTGCCCCCGGGGTTTCGATTTCACCCCACCGATGTAGAACTTGTTATGTATTATTTGAAAAGGAAAGTATTAGGCCAGAAGCTTTTGTTGAATGTGATTGCTAAAGTTGATGTTTATAAGTTTGCTCCCTGGGACTTGCCTGATATGTCCTGTATGAAGACCGGGGATCTTAAATGGTACTTCTATTGTCCTATCGAGAAGAAATATGCTAGAGGGGATAGGGTGAATCGAGCTACTATATTCGGCTACTGGAAAGCCACAGGAAAGGATCGGCCTGTAAAGTACAATGGCGAAGTTGTTGGAATGATCAAAACCTTGGTATTTCACAAAGGTAAAGCTCCACGTGGTGACCGAACAGACTGGGTTATGCACGAGTATAGGCTTGAAGAAAAAATATTGGCTGACAGAGGGCCTGTTCAAGATATGTATATGCTTTATGTTGTTTTCAAGAAGGATGGTGTGGGCCCAAGAAATGGTTCCCAATACGGGGCCCCATTCAAGGAAGAGGAGTGGAGTGACGACGAGCAGGCAGATGTGCCTGGTGCTGGTTCCCTTTGCGGCCTGTCTACAGTAGCTGTTGGTGGTGATAATAGCTCCTGTGTCCCCGAGAGTGTATGTGTTGGGCCTTCTGTCGAGTCAAGTGGGTGGTGTACACAACCATCGATGGGTCATACTAATGGCGATGTTAATGTCACCACTGCCATTGATACTAATGCTTATGCTGCCCCTACATGCGCGGATGCCCCTGAAGTTCCAGTGGTCGCTGTTGCTGAGGATGTTCCTACATTGTTGGAGGCGCCTCAACCTGCTCTGGTTCCTCAAGATCAAGAATCGAATGATAACATGTTATCTATGTTGGAGTGCTTCTTTGAAGAGGGTGCATTTGGTACACATGAAGGTCAGAGGAGGGGCAATGCAACTGATTCTTCCTTCAAGGATACTCCTGTTTCTGATGAGGATGATATTTCAATCTTGTTGGCCTCTTTTACTGATGTCGACAATTCAAATAACTGGTCTTATCCTTTTTAA
- the LOC107911681 gene encoding uncharacterized protein isoform X1 yields MGGKMELEQPVVIETSEAATKVKPANDHSKNMPSSPSASTWSHVSSRLCHGSESFRNLEMGVPKVNSYEKKLSWLRSQIIGGDAEFESPFGTRKLTYADNTASGRCLHYIENFIINNVLPFYGNKEITPVFVSCFVFFSVVSFCRVFLGNTHTCDSYVGQRTTKMVHEASNYIKRCMGGGEDDAILFCGSGTTAAIKKLQEVMGITVPSIMRDKVIKCLSNEERWVVFVGPYEHHSNLLSWRQSLAEVVEISLNEDGLIDIEALKQQLELFKYRNRPLLGTFSACSNVTGIQSNTREIAKLMHQYGGFVCFDFAASGPYVAMDMKSGEIDGYDGMFLGPHKFIGGPGSPGILLMSKALYQLGNSPPSTCGGGTVEYVNGFDEKDTLYLSDIEERENGGTPQIIQMIRAALAFWVKEYIGYQVIAKQEKSYIQQALNRLLPNQNIKVLGNTSSHTKRQAILSFLVYSTTNSAPISNQEDELFMWGETGNKRDKPLHGQFVATLLNDLFGIQARGGCACAGPYGHCLLGIDQTQSLAIREAIKKGYVGAKPGYTRVGFPYYMSNEEFEYIVAALEFVALYGQRFLPLYHFDLRTGNWTFKNKALIKDTCDDGIPVLDLATAFQAINTDRESDKIDARKKDNSSIVLKYSSYLESAKRIAALLPKFPSQRRFQEDFGVELYFRV; encoded by the exons atgGGTGGGAAAATGGAGTTAGAGCAACCCGTGGTTATAGAAACAAGTGAGGCAGCCACTAAAGTGAAGCCTGCAAATGATCATAGCAAGAATATGCCGTCGTCACCATCAGCATCAACATGGTCCCATGTTTCAAGCAGATTGTGCCATGGCTCGGAATCATTCAGGAACCTAGAGATGGGGGTACCTAAAGTTAACTCATATGAAAAAAAGCTGTCATGGTTACGATCCCAAATCATTGGTGGCGATGCCGAGTTTGAATCTCCTTTTGGAACCAGGAAACTCACTTACGCTGATAACACTGCATCGGGTCGTTGTCTTCACTATATCGAAAATTTCATCATTAACAATGTTCTTCCCTTTTACGGTAATAAAGAGATCACTCCAGTTTTTGTTtcctgttttgtttttttttcagtgGTTAGCTTTTGTCGTGTGTTTTTAGGCAATACCCATACGTGTGACAGCTATGTGGGGCAAAGGACGACTAAAATGGTGCATGAAGCATCGAACTACATTAAAAGATGCATGGGAGGCGGCGAAGATGATGCAATCCTGTTTTGTGGATCAGGAACTACAGCGGCCATTAAGAAGCTACAAGAAGTTATGGGCATTACAGTGCCATCAATTATGAGGGACAAAGTAATAAAGTGCTTAAGCAATGAGGAGAGATGGGTGGTTTTCGTTGGGCCATATGAACACCACTCCAACTTGCTCTCATGGCGTCAAAGCCTTGCCGAAGTTGTGGAGATTAGTTTAAACGAGGATGGGTTGATCGATATTGAAGCTCTAAAACAACAGCTCGAGTTGTTTAAATACAGGAATAGGCCTTTGCTTGGTACCTTTTCAGCTTGCAGTAATGTCACTGGGATTCAATCAAATACACGAGAGATTGCTAAACTTATGCACCAATATGGAGGTTTTGTTTGCTTTGATTTTGCCGCAAG TGGTCCATACGTGGCAATGGATATGAAGTCGGGGGAGATTGATGGATATGATGGTATGTTCCTAGGCCCACATAAGTTTATAGGTGGACCTGGATCACCCGGCATCCTTTTAATGAGCAAAGCTCTGTACCAGCTGGGAAATTCTCCTCCATCAACCTGTGGAGGTGGAACTGTTGAATATGTCAATGGTTTTGATGAAAAG GACACGTTATATTTAAGTGACATAGAAGAAAGGGAAAATGGAGGGACTCCTCAAATAATACAGATGATAAGAGCAGCCTTGGCATTTTGGGTGAAAGAATATATTGGTTATCAAGTGATTGCAAAGCAAGAGAAGTCATACATACAACAAGCTTTAAACAGGCTTCTCCCCAATCAAAACATTAAGGTTTTAGGGAATACAAGCAGCCACACAAAGAGACAAGCCATTTTGTCTTTCCTCGTTTACTCCACAACCAACTCTGCCCCCATTAGCAACCAAGAAGATGAGCTTTTCATGTGGGGTGAGACTGGGAATAAGAGGGATAAGCCTCTCCATGGACAATTCGTTGCCACTCTCCTAAATGACCTTTTTGGCATCCAAGCCCGAGGTGGGTGTGCTTGTGCTGGACCTTACGGTCACTGCTTGCTTGGTATCGATCAGACTCAGTCCCTTGCCATTAGAGAAGCTATTAAAAAG GGCTATGTTGGAGCAAAACCTGGGTATACAAGAGTTGGGTTTCCTTACTACATGTCAAATGAGGAGTTTGAATACATTGTAGCTGCATTGGAGTTTGTCGCCTTGTATGGGCAACGATTTCTTCCTCTTTACCATTTTGACCTAAGAACAGGCAACTGGACATTCAAGAACAAGGCACTCATCAAGGACACCTGTGATGATGGCATCCCTGTCCTGGATTTGGCTACTGCTTTTCAGGCAATAAACACGGATCGTGAGAGCGACAAAATCGATGCCAGAAAAAAGGACAATTCTTCTATCGTTCTCAAGTATTCATCGTATTTGGAAAGTGCTAAAAGAATTGCTGCTTTACTTCCCAAGTTTCCATCTCAACGGAGGTTTCAAGAAGACTTTGGCGTTGAACTCTATTTCAGGGTTTAG
- the LOC107911681 gene encoding probable cysteine desulfurase isoform X2: MGGKMELEQPVVIETSEAATKVKPANDHSKNMPSSPSASTWSHVSSRLCHGSESFRNLEMGVPKVNSYEKKLSWLRSQIIGGDAEFESPFGTRKLTYADNTASGRCLHYIENFIINNVLPFYGNTHTCDSYVGQRTTKMVHEASNYIKRCMGGGEDDAILFCGSGTTAAIKKLQEVMGITVPSIMRDKVIKCLSNEERWVVFVGPYEHHSNLLSWRQSLAEVVEISLNEDGLIDIEALKQQLELFKYRNRPLLGTFSACSNVTGIQSNTREIAKLMHQYGGFVCFDFAASGPYVAMDMKSGEIDGYDGMFLGPHKFIGGPGSPGILLMSKALYQLGNSPPSTCGGGTVEYVNGFDEKDTLYLSDIEERENGGTPQIIQMIRAALAFWVKEYIGYQVIAKQEKSYIQQALNRLLPNQNIKVLGNTSSHTKRQAILSFLVYSTTNSAPISNQEDELFMWGETGNKRDKPLHGQFVATLLNDLFGIQARGGCACAGPYGHCLLGIDQTQSLAIREAIKKGYVGAKPGYTRVGFPYYMSNEEFEYIVAALEFVALYGQRFLPLYHFDLRTGNWTFKNKALIKDTCDDGIPVLDLATAFQAINTDRESDKIDARKKDNSSIVLKYSSYLESAKRIAALLPKFPSQRRFQEDFGVELYFRV; the protein is encoded by the exons atgGGTGGGAAAATGGAGTTAGAGCAACCCGTGGTTATAGAAACAAGTGAGGCAGCCACTAAAGTGAAGCCTGCAAATGATCATAGCAAGAATATGCCGTCGTCACCATCAGCATCAACATGGTCCCATGTTTCAAGCAGATTGTGCCATGGCTCGGAATCATTCAGGAACCTAGAGATGGGGGTACCTAAAGTTAACTCATATGAAAAAAAGCTGTCATGGTTACGATCCCAAATCATTGGTGGCGATGCCGAGTTTGAATCTCCTTTTGGAACCAGGAAACTCACTTACGCTGATAACACTGCATCGGGTCGTTGTCTTCACTATATCGAAAATTTCATCATTAACAATGTTCTTCCCTTTTACG GCAATACCCATACGTGTGACAGCTATGTGGGGCAAAGGACGACTAAAATGGTGCATGAAGCATCGAACTACATTAAAAGATGCATGGGAGGCGGCGAAGATGATGCAATCCTGTTTTGTGGATCAGGAACTACAGCGGCCATTAAGAAGCTACAAGAAGTTATGGGCATTACAGTGCCATCAATTATGAGGGACAAAGTAATAAAGTGCTTAAGCAATGAGGAGAGATGGGTGGTTTTCGTTGGGCCATATGAACACCACTCCAACTTGCTCTCATGGCGTCAAAGCCTTGCCGAAGTTGTGGAGATTAGTTTAAACGAGGATGGGTTGATCGATATTGAAGCTCTAAAACAACAGCTCGAGTTGTTTAAATACAGGAATAGGCCTTTGCTTGGTACCTTTTCAGCTTGCAGTAATGTCACTGGGATTCAATCAAATACACGAGAGATTGCTAAACTTATGCACCAATATGGAGGTTTTGTTTGCTTTGATTTTGCCGCAAG TGGTCCATACGTGGCAATGGATATGAAGTCGGGGGAGATTGATGGATATGATGGTATGTTCCTAGGCCCACATAAGTTTATAGGTGGACCTGGATCACCCGGCATCCTTTTAATGAGCAAAGCTCTGTACCAGCTGGGAAATTCTCCTCCATCAACCTGTGGAGGTGGAACTGTTGAATATGTCAATGGTTTTGATGAAAAG GACACGTTATATTTAAGTGACATAGAAGAAAGGGAAAATGGAGGGACTCCTCAAATAATACAGATGATAAGAGCAGCCTTGGCATTTTGGGTGAAAGAATATATTGGTTATCAAGTGATTGCAAAGCAAGAGAAGTCATACATACAACAAGCTTTAAACAGGCTTCTCCCCAATCAAAACATTAAGGTTTTAGGGAATACAAGCAGCCACACAAAGAGACAAGCCATTTTGTCTTTCCTCGTTTACTCCACAACCAACTCTGCCCCCATTAGCAACCAAGAAGATGAGCTTTTCATGTGGGGTGAGACTGGGAATAAGAGGGATAAGCCTCTCCATGGACAATTCGTTGCCACTCTCCTAAATGACCTTTTTGGCATCCAAGCCCGAGGTGGGTGTGCTTGTGCTGGACCTTACGGTCACTGCTTGCTTGGTATCGATCAGACTCAGTCCCTTGCCATTAGAGAAGCTATTAAAAAG GGCTATGTTGGAGCAAAACCTGGGTATACAAGAGTTGGGTTTCCTTACTACATGTCAAATGAGGAGTTTGAATACATTGTAGCTGCATTGGAGTTTGTCGCCTTGTATGGGCAACGATTTCTTCCTCTTTACCATTTTGACCTAAGAACAGGCAACTGGACATTCAAGAACAAGGCACTCATCAAGGACACCTGTGATGATGGCATCCCTGTCCTGGATTTGGCTACTGCTTTTCAGGCAATAAACACGGATCGTGAGAGCGACAAAATCGATGCCAGAAAAAAGGACAATTCTTCTATCGTTCTCAAGTATTCATCGTATTTGGAAAGTGCTAAAAGAATTGCTGCTTTACTTCCCAAGTTTCCATCTCAACGGAGGTTTCAAGAAGACTTTGGCGTTGAACTCTATTTCAGGGTTTAG
- the LOC107911224 gene encoding probable indole-3-pyruvate monooxygenase YUCCA10, whose protein sequence is MEEIVVLIVGAGPSGLATSACLSVHSIPHIILEKEDIYASLWKKRAYDRLKLHLAKEFCSLPFKPHSPDSPTYIPKDMFVDYLDDYVKTFNIQPKYQRHVESASYDEADGKWRIEAKNVLTGGVEVYVAEFLVVASGENSGKYIPELPGLDSFSGETLHSSEYKSGAKYENKEVLVVGCGNSGMEIAYDLSNYGVQTAIVIRNPVHVVSKEIVRVGMIFSKYLPIFIVDIMAVLMSKILYGDLSKYGIRRPTKGPFYLKATAGRAPVIDVGTVAKIKSKEIKVVPAISSIDGKKVLFEDGAEREFDVIVFATGYRSVANNWLKDFKHVLNETGMPKNDFPHHWKGEKNLYCCGLSRRGLFGVSMDASAIADDIKKVVTEKLNK, encoded by the exons atggaagaAATTGTGGTACTGATTGTTGGTGCTGGACCTTCTGGTCTTGCAACTTCTGCATGCTTATCAGTTCATTCCATCCCTCATATCATCCTTGAAAAAGAAGATATTTATGCTTCCCTTTGGAAGAAAAGAGCTTATGATCGGTTGAAACTCCATTTAGCCAAAGAATTTTGTTCCTTGCCGTTCAAACCCCATTCACCCGATAGCCCTACTTACATACCCAAAGATATGTTCGTCGACTATCTCGATGACTACGTCAAGACGTTTAACATCCAGCCTAAATATCAACGACATGTTGAATCGGCTTCTTACGATGAAGCTGATGGGAAATGGCGGATCGAGGCCAAGAATGTACTGACAGGGGGTGTTGAAGTTTATGTTGCTGAGTTCTTGGTGGTGGCTTCAGGCGAAAACAGTGGCAAATACATCCCGGAGCTGCCGGGGTTGGATAGCTTTAGCGGTGAAACCCTCCATTCCAGTGAGTACAAATCGGGTGCCAAGTATGAAAACAAGGAAGTCTTGGTCGTTGGTTGTGGTAATTCTGGTATGGAGATAGCTTATGATCTATCAAATTACGGAGTTCAAACTGCCATTGTTATTAGAAACCCT GTTCATGTGGTGAGCAAAGAAATTGTGAGGGTAGGCATGATATTCTCCAAGTATCTCCCGATTTTTATAGTGGATATCATGGCCGTACTGATGTCGAAAATATTATATGGCGATCTATCCAAGTATGGGATCCGTAGGCCAACCAAAGGTCCTTTTTATCTGAAAGCGACAGCGGGGAGAGCTCCTGTTATTGATGTTGGAACTGTCGCCAAAATCAAGTCTAAAGAGATTAAG GTTGTTCCAGCGATATCAAGTATTGATGGGAAGAAAGTGTTGTTTGAAGATGGTGCTGAAAGAGAATTCGATGTGATTGTTTTTGCAACTGGCTATCGAAGTGTAGCTAATAACTGgcttaag GATTTTAAGCATGTTCTGAATGAAACCGGGATGCCTAAAAATGACTTCCCACACCATTGGAAAGGAGAAAAGAACTTGTATTGCTGTGGATTATCAAGGAGGGGACTGTTTGGTGTGTCCATGGATGCATCCGCCATTGCTGATGACATTAAAAAGGTTGTTACTGAGAAACTGAACAAGTGA
- the LOC107911682 gene encoding probable inactive ATP-dependent zinc metalloprotease FTSHI 4, chloroplastic → MNSYLSKPITFVEAPTVFCNSSKPLLDKFPYYSFSRNKPLRKNTLKPKLSFTKRENITVDVSNHSTSCSSSDSTVASNIVEEEDAESTQLFEKLKDAERQRINKLEELERKADLQLERQLVMASCWSRALLTLCGKLKGTEWDPESSHRIDFSDFMGLLNSNNVQFMEYSNYGQTVSVILPYYKDNEVDGTGGNSKNEIVFRRHVVDRMPIDCWNDVWQKLHQQIVNVDVLNVDTVPAEVYSSVATAVIWSMRLALSIALYLWIDNMMRPIYAKLIPCDLGAPNKKIRQPLKRRALGSLGQSRAKFISAEERTGVTFEDFAGQEYIKRELQEIVRILKNDEEFQNKGIYCPKGVLLHGPPGTGKTLLAKAIAGEAGLPFFAANGTDFVEMFVGVAASRVKDLFANARSFAPSIIFIDEIDAIGSKRGGPDIGGGGAEREQGLLQILTEMDGFKVSTSQVLVIGATNRLDILDPALLRKGRFDKIIRVGLPSKDGRLAILKVHARNKFFRSEEDKETLLEEIAMLTEDFTGAELQNILNEAGILTARKDLDYIGREELLEALKRQKGTFETGQEDSTEIPEELKLRLAYREAAVAVLACYFPDPYRPFTETDIKSIHSQPNMRYAEFSGKVFLRKSDYISSIVRACAPRVIEEEMFGVDNMCWISAKATLEASRLAEFLILQTGMTAFGKAYYRNQNDLVPNLAAKLEALRDEYLRFSVEKCASVLREFYSAVETITDILLEKGEIKAEEIWDIYNRAPRIPQPTVNPVDEYGALIYAGRWGIHGITLPGRVTFAPGSSGFSTFGAPRPKETQTVSDETWKLIDNIWDKRVEEIKAEASMEVEEEKEKPQLLMASHFL, encoded by the exons ATGAATTCTTATCTTTCTAAACCAATTACTTTCGTCGAAGCTCCAACAGTCTTCTGCAACTCATCTAAACCTCTTCTCGATAAATTCCCCTATTATTCCTTTTCTCGCAATAAACCACTCCGTAAAAACACTCTCAAACCTAAATTAAGCTTTACTAAACGCGAAAACATCACTGTTGATGTTTCCAACCATTCCACTTCCTGTTCGAGTTCCGACTCAACTGTCGCTTCCAACATTGTCGAGGAAGAAGATGCTGAGTCCACTCAGTTATTCGag AAATTAAAAGATGCAGAGAGGCAAAGAATAAATAAACTGGAAGAGCTTGAGAGGAAGGCTGACTTGCAGTTAGAAAGACAGCTTGTCATGGCTTCCTGTTGGAGCAGAGCCCTGTTGACCTTGTGTGGAAAGTTGAAGGGGACAGAGTGGGATCCTGAGAGTTCACACAGAATTGACTTCAGTGACTTTATGGGACTTCTTAACTCAAACAATGTCCAATTTATGGAGTATTCGAATTATGGTCAGACAGTTTCAG TGATTTTGCCATACTACAAAGATAATGAAGTGGACGGAACAGGGGGGAATTCAAAGAATGAAATAGTTTTTCGGCGCCATGTAGTGGACCGCATGCCCATTGATTGTTGGAATGATGTTTGGCAGAAGCTTCACCAACAAATTGTGAATGTTGATGTCTTGAATGTTGATACTGTACCTGCAGAGGTCTACTCGTCTGTTGCTACTGCAGTAATATGGTCTATGCGACTTGCCTTGTCAATTGCACTATATCTCTGGATTGATAATATGATGAGGCCCATTTATGCAAAGCTAATACCTTGTGATTTGGGAGCTCCTAACAAAAAAATTAGACAACCACTCAAGCGCCGTGCCCTTGGATCATTAGGCCAGAGTCG TGCAAAATTTATATCAGCAGAGGAAAGAACTGGTGTTACTTTTGAGGATTTTGCTGGCCAAGAATATATCAAGAGAGAATTACAAGAGATTGTacgaattttaaaaaatgatgagGAGTTCCAAAACAAAGGTATTTACTGCCCTAAAGGTGTTTTGCTCCATGGGCCTCCTGGGACTGGTAAAACACTGCTGGCCAAAGCTATTGCTGGTGAAGCAGGACTACCATTCTTTGCAGCAAACGGCACTGATTTCGTAGAG ATGTTTGTTGGAGTCGCTGCATCACGTGTGAAGGACCTGTTTGCTAATGCAAGATCATTTGCACCTtccataatttttattgatgAGATTGATGCTATCGGTAGTAAGCGTGGGGGGCCTGATATCGGTGGT GGTGGTGCAGAAAGGGAACAGGGTCTGCTTCAGATACTGACTGAGATGGATGGATTTAAAGTTTCTACATCACAG GTGTTGGTTATAGGTGCAACAAATAGACTGGATATTCTTGATCCTGCTCTCCTGAGAAAGGGTCGGTTTGACAAGATAATAAGAGTTGGGTTGCCATCTAAAGATGGCAGATTGGCCATATTGAAG GTCCATGCTAGAAATAAATTTTTTCGGTCTGAAGAGGATAAAGAGACTCTCCTGGAGGAAATTGCAATGCTTACCGAAGATTTCACTGGGGCTGAGCTTCAAAATATATT GAATGAGGCTGGAATTTTGACTGCCAGAAAAGATCTTGATTACATTGGACGTGAAGAACTTCTAGAGGCTTTGAAGAGG CAAAAGGGCACATTTGAAACAGGCCAAGAAGATAGTACAGAAATTCCAGAGGAGTTGAAGTTGAGATTAGCATATCGAGAAGCAGCTGTTGCTGTTCTCGCATGCTACTTTCCAGATCCCTACCGCCCATTCACAGAG ACGGATATAAAGTCCATCCATAGCCAGCCAAATATGCGCTATGCTGAATTTTCGGGGAAGGTTTTCTTGAGAAAATCAGATTACATAAGCTCTATAGTGCGTGCATGTGCTC CAAGAGTAATTGAGGAGGAGATGTTTGGGGTTGATAACATGTGTTGGATCTCAGCAAAAGCTACATTAGAAGCTTCTAGGCTTGCAGAGTTTTTAATTTTGCAGACAGGGATGACAGCTTTTGGAAAAGCTTACTACAGAAATCAAAATGATCTTGTGCCTAAT CTTGCTGCGAAACTTGAAGCACTTCGTGACGAATACTTGCGTTTTTCTGTGGAAAAATGTGCATCTGTGCTGAGGGAGTTCTATTCAGCTGTAGAGACAATCACAG ATATTTTACTTGAAAAGGGAGAGATTAAAGCAGAGGAAATCTGGGATATATACAATAGAGCACCTCGAATACCTCAG CCTACTGTCAATCCAGTTGACGAATATGGAGCCCTAATTTATGCTGGGCGATGGGGAATCCATGGGATCACACTTCCAGGGAGGGTAACGTTTGCACCTGGAAGTTCTGGGTTTTCAACTTTTGGCGCACCACGTCCCAAGGAG ACTCAAACGGTCAGTGATGAAACGTGGAAGCTCATAGATAATATTTGGGATAAGAGGGTTGAAGAAATAAAAGCTGAAGCTTCAATGGAGGTTGAAGAAGAGAAGGAGAAGCCACAACTTTTGATGGCCAGTCATTTCCTTTGA